The Haloplanus sp. CK5-1 genome contains a region encoding:
- a CDS encoding glycosyltransferase family A protein has product MDLSVVIPTLNGRDRLAASLDALAVHVPDAEVVVVNGPSTDGTTGMLRDRDDVDVLVEVSARTGTVARNAGLEAATGDAVAILRYDLVVEPSWLDGVEDGLAEASVVTGPTHRTLDGGMTTEESERRTVGSREVTYFNGGNVVFRRPVLDALDGFDEYLETGGGRDAAHRLAGLGYGVAWRSEMGVRQEYSADGGVAIDDRGGEFRSLAYRLVKNYGVRPAATGTARRAVRDAVAAGREVIRGDLDLTEWFATGRAVVGGVVRGAVDGAAARLRDRSPAHNPHGVSDRADRAVTRYDWR; this is encoded by the coding sequence ATGGACCTCTCGGTAGTGATACCGACCCTCAACGGTCGGGACCGGCTCGCCGCCAGCCTCGACGCGCTGGCCGTGCACGTCCCGGACGCGGAGGTCGTCGTCGTCAACGGGCCGTCCACCGACGGCACTACCGGGATGCTTCGTGACCGCGACGACGTGGACGTACTGGTCGAGGTGTCGGCTCGGACGGGGACCGTCGCACGCAACGCCGGACTGGAAGCCGCGACCGGGGACGCGGTGGCGATCCTCCGCTACGACCTCGTCGTCGAACCGTCGTGGCTCGACGGCGTGGAGGACGGGTTGGCGGAGGCGTCGGTCGTCACTGGCCCCACCCACCGCACGCTCGACGGCGGTATGACGACCGAGGAGTCCGAACGGCGGACGGTCGGCTCCCGGGAGGTAACCTACTTCAACGGCGGCAACGTGGTCTTTCGGCGACCGGTACTCGACGCCCTCGACGGCTTCGACGAGTACTTGGAGACCGGCGGCGGCCGCGACGCCGCACACCGCCTCGCCGGCCTCGGCTACGGCGTCGCCTGGCGCTCCGAGATGGGGGTGCGACAGGAGTACTCCGCCGACGGCGGCGTCGCCATCGACGACCGCGGCGGCGAGTTCCGATCGCTCGCCTACCGACTGGTGAAAAACTACGGGGTGCGGCCGGCGGCCACCGGGACAGCCCGGCGCGCGGTCCGGGACGCCGTCGCCGCCGGGCGCGAGGTGATTCGCGGTGACCTCGACCTAACCGAGTGGTTCGCGACCGGGCGGGCCGTCGTCGGGGGCGTCGTCCGCGGGGCCGTCGACGGCGCGGCCGCCAGGCTACGGGATCGATCACCCGCACACAACCCCCACGGTGTCTCCGACCGTGCGGACCGGGCGGTCACGCGCTACGACTGGCGCTGA
- a CDS encoding SAM hydrolase/SAM-dependent halogenase family protein translates to MITLASDFGSPYPAAMKGVVLRRSDARLVDVSHDLPRGGIRESAFWLREVWPTFPPATHLAVVDPGVGTDRDVLVGTAAGHAFVGPDNGLLCPAARRVAGDDGAIDWFHADPGDPASTTFHGRDVFAPLAAAVHDAVEAGDPDTLDALDRLTPADPSVDLRLPEARVDGDRATGEVLAVDDFGNVVTNVPGTVLDGRGTVRVDGDRVPVGETFAAVRPGEALVTVGSHGYVECDVNDGRGDERFGLDVGDAVCLGLDIE, encoded by the coding sequence ATGATCACTCTCGCCTCCGATTTCGGCTCGCCGTACCCGGCCGCGATGAAGGGCGTCGTGCTGCGCCGGAGCGATGCCCGTCTCGTGGACGTGAGCCACGACCTCCCCCGCGGGGGGATCCGCGAGTCGGCGTTCTGGCTCCGCGAGGTCTGGCCCACGTTCCCACCGGCGACCCACCTCGCGGTCGTCGATCCCGGCGTCGGCACCGACCGAGACGTCCTCGTCGGGACGGCGGCCGGCCACGCGTTCGTCGGGCCGGACAACGGCCTCCTGTGCCCCGCGGCGCGGCGGGTCGCGGGCGACGACGGGGCGATCGACTGGTTCCACGCCGACCCCGGCGACCCCGCCTCGACCACCTTCCACGGCCGAGACGTGTTCGCGCCGCTCGCGGCGGCGGTCCACGACGCGGTCGAAGCCGGCGACCCGGACACACTCGACGCCCTCGACCGCCTGACTCCGGCCGATCCGAGTGTCGACCTCCGGTTGCCCGAGGCACGCGTCGACGGCGACAGGGCGACGGGGGAGGTGCTCGCAGTCGACGACTTCGGCAACGTCGTCACGAACGTTCCCGGGACGGTCCTCGACGGCCGCGGGACGGTCCGGGTCGACGGCGACCGGGTGCCCGTCGGGGAGACGTTCGCGGCCGTCCGCCCCGGCGAGGCACTCGTCACCGTCGGGAGCCACGGCTACGTCGAGTGTGACGTCAACGACGGCCGCGGCGACGAACGGTTCGGACTCGACGTCGGCGACGCCGTGTGCCTCGGCCTCGATATCGAGTGA
- a CDS encoding nicotinamide-nucleotide adenylyltransferase, producing the protein MRGFYIGRFQPYHDGHHQMVEEIVTEVDELVLGIGSAGHSHSRRNPFTAGERVMMVTKAVAEFDLTTYVVPIEDLDRNSVWVSHVRSMSPAFDVAYSNNPLVIQLFEEADVEVRQSPMYNRDVLEGSELRDRMIDGGEWRHLVPEPVVGVIEEVGGIERIQRVSETDTNG; encoded by the coding sequence ATGCGGGGGTTCTACATCGGCCGGTTCCAGCCGTATCACGACGGCCACCACCAGATGGTCGAGGAGATCGTCACCGAAGTGGACGAACTCGTCCTCGGCATCGGGAGTGCCGGCCACTCCCACTCCAGACGCAACCCGTTCACCGCCGGCGAACGCGTGATGATGGTGACGAAGGCCGTCGCCGAGTTCGACCTCACGACGTACGTCGTGCCGATCGAGGATCTCGACCGGAACTCCGTCTGGGTGAGCCACGTCCGGAGCATGTCCCCCGCCTTCGACGTGGCGTACTCCAACAACCCGCTCGTCATCCAGTTGTTCGAGGAGGCGGACGTGGAAGTCCGCCAGTCGCCCATGTACAACCGCGACGTGCTCGAAGGATCGGAACTCCGCGATCGGATGATCGACGGCGGCGAGTGGCGACATCTCGTCCCCGAACCGGTCGTGGGCGTCATCGAGGAGGTCGGTGGCATCGAGCGAATCCAGCGCGTGAGCGAGACCGACACCAACGGATGA
- the lonB gene encoding ATP-dependent protease LonB, which produces MNDDTNTDERLADGEERSSSDSRPEADDSEEQRSSGNRTQSGDSEGPQSGDDRESEIPGEAGNGTERVDDPPADDPDGIDEWGDEVPTPSGPDSDDESDEERSIDDLGSDVEIDAEIDEDAEDDLLGGLRIDSTAEIEVPDRLVDQVIGQEHARDVVMKAAKQRRHVMMIGSPGTGKSMLAKAMSELLPKEELQDVLVYHNPDDGNEPKVRTVPSGKGDQIVEAHKEEARKRNQMRSFLMWIIIAIVLGYSLIIAGNILLGILAAGIIYLAFRYGSRGSDAMIPNLIVNTAEQQTAPFEDATGAHAGALLGDVRHDPFQSGGMETPSHDRVEPGAIHKANKGVLFVDEINTLDVRSQQHLMTAIQEGEFGITGQSERSSGAMVQTEPVPCDFVMIAAGNLDAMENMHPALRSRIKGYGYEVYMDDTIEDTPDMRRKYARFIAQEVEKDGRLPHFTDDAIGEVILEARRRAGRKDHLTLKMRNLGGLVRVAGDIARAEDADYTTRDHILQAKGRSRSIEQQLADDYIQRRKDYELQVNEGFVVGRVNGLAVMGEDSGIVLPVMAEVTPSQGPGEVIATGQLKEMAQEAVSNVSAIIKKFSDEDITQKDIHIQFVQAGEGGVDGDSASITVATAVISALEGVGVDQSLAMTGSLSVRGDVLPVGGVTHKIEAAAKTGMDRIIIPEANLQDVMIEDEYEEMVEIIPVSHISEVLDVALEGEPEKDSLVDRLKDITGSALDKQSVNQGPSSPSPQ; this is translated from the coding sequence ATGAACGACGACACGAACACGGACGAGCGTCTCGCCGATGGCGAGGAACGCAGTTCCTCGGACAGTCGGCCGGAGGCCGACGACAGCGAGGAGCAACGCTCCTCTGGCAACCGGACACAGTCCGGTGACAGCGAGGGCCCACAGTCCGGCGACGACAGGGAATCGGAGATCCCTGGGGAAGCCGGTAACGGCACCGAGCGGGTCGACGACCCGCCCGCCGACGATCCGGACGGGATCGACGAGTGGGGTGACGAGGTTCCCACCCCGTCCGGTCCGGATTCGGACGACGAGTCGGACGAGGAGCGGTCCATCGACGACCTCGGGAGCGACGTCGAAATCGACGCCGAGATCGACGAGGACGCCGAGGACGACCTCCTCGGCGGCCTTCGGATCGACTCGACGGCCGAGATCGAAGTACCCGACCGCCTCGTCGATCAGGTGATCGGGCAGGAACACGCCCGCGACGTGGTGATGAAGGCGGCCAAGCAGCGCCGCCACGTCATGATGATCGGCTCGCCCGGGACGGGCAAGTCGATGCTCGCGAAGGCGATGAGCGAACTCCTCCCCAAGGAGGAACTGCAGGACGTTCTCGTCTACCACAACCCCGACGACGGCAACGAGCCGAAAGTGCGGACGGTCCCCTCGGGCAAGGGCGATCAGATCGTCGAGGCCCACAAGGAGGAGGCGCGCAAGCGAAACCAGATGCGCTCTTTCTTGATGTGGATCATCATCGCCATCGTGCTCGGCTACTCCCTGATCATCGCCGGGAACATTCTGCTGGGCATCCTCGCGGCCGGGATCATCTACCTCGCGTTTCGCTACGGCTCCCGTGGCTCGGACGCGATGATTCCGAACCTCATCGTCAACACCGCCGAACAGCAGACCGCGCCGTTCGAGGACGCCACCGGTGCTCACGCGGGCGCGCTCCTGGGCGACGTCCGCCACGACCCCTTCCAGTCCGGCGGCATGGAGACGCCGAGCCACGACCGCGTCGAACCCGGTGCCATCCACAAGGCCAACAAGGGCGTGCTGTTCGTTGACGAGATCAACACGCTCGACGTCCGCTCCCAGCAGCATCTCATGACCGCGATCCAGGAAGGCGAGTTCGGCATCACGGGCCAGTCCGAGCGCTCCTCGGGCGCGATGGTCCAGACCGAACCCGTCCCCTGTGACTTCGTCATGATCGCCGCGGGGAACCTCGACGCGATGGAGAACATGCACCCCGCGCTCCGCTCGCGCATCAAGGGGTACGGCTACGAGGTCTACATGGACGACACCATCGAGGACACGCCGGACATGCGCCGGAAGTACGCCCGCTTCATCGCCCAGGAAGTCGAGAAGGACGGCCGCCTCCCCCACTTCACCGACGACGCCATCGGCGAGGTCATCCTCGAGGCGCGCCGCCGCGCCGGCCGGAAGGACCACCTGACGCTTAAAATGCGGAACCTCGGCGGACTGGTCCGCGTCGCGGGCGACATCGCTCGCGCCGAGGACGCCGACTACACCACCCGGGACCACATCCTGCAGGCGAAGGGTCGCTCCCGGAGCATCGAACAGCAACTCGCGGACGACTACATCCAGCGGCGCAAGGACTACGAACTCCAGGTCAACGAGGGGTTCGTCGTCGGCCGCGTCAACGGACTGGCCGTCATGGGCGAGGACTCCGGTATCGTCCTCCCGGTGATGGCGGAAGTGACACCCTCTCAGGGACCGGGCGAGGTCATCGCCACCGGCCAACTGAAGGAGATGGCTCAAGAAGCGGTGTCGAACGTCTCGGCCATCATCAAGAAGTTCTCCGACGAGGACATCACCCAGAAGGACATCCACATCCAGTTCGTACAGGCGGGTGAGGGCGGCGTCGACGGCGACTCCGCCTCCATCACCGTCGCTACGGCGGTCATCAGCGCCCTGGAAGGCGTCGGCGTCGACCAGTCGCTGGCGATGACCGGATCGCTCTCGGTCCGCGGTGACGTCCTCCCCGTCGGCGGCGTCACGCACAAGATCGAGGCCGCCGCCAAGACCGGCATGGACCGGATCATCATCCCCGAGGCCAACCTGCAGGACGTGATGATCGAAGACGAGTACGAGGAGATGGTCGAGATCATCCCCGTCAGCCACATCAGCGAGGTTCTCGACGTGGCGCTCGAAGGCGAACCCGAGAAGGACTCGCTGGTCGACCGACTCAAGGACATCACCGGATCGGCGCTCGACAAGCAGAGCGTCAACCAGGGCCCGAGCAGTCCCAGCCCGCAGTAG
- a CDS encoding CPBP family intramembrane glutamic endopeptidase: MPEWTAFAGFVGVVLAGLLLLARASTGVVDTPDYPTTLTDRVGPTAPTDAPTVRRPATPPTLPSAGMLFANVAVSQGFFATVLIVGAWYASIPASAFGLGGDAVSPASLGVGLGLGVALHAANTVGSRVGERFGLGDSATLRRAMAPDSALGWAVLFAVVLPLVAGFEELLFRGVLVGVFAAGFDVSPWLLAALSSVAFALGHGAQGRVGVTVTGLLGFVLAAAFVLTGSLVTVVVAHYLVNALEFAVNEWA; encoded by the coding sequence GTGCCGGAGTGGACGGCCTTCGCCGGCTTCGTCGGCGTCGTCCTCGCCGGACTCCTCCTTCTCGCGCGCGCTTCGACCGGCGTCGTCGACACTCCCGACTATCCGACGACGCTCACCGACCGCGTCGGCCCGACGGCGCCGACCGACGCCCCGACGGTGCGGCGGCCGGCGACGCCACCGACGCTCCCTTCCGCCGGGATGTTGTTCGCCAACGTCGCCGTCTCGCAGGGGTTTTTCGCCACCGTACTGATCGTGGGAGCGTGGTACGCGTCGATCCCCGCCTCGGCGTTCGGTCTCGGGGGCGACGCCGTCTCCCCCGCGTCGCTCGGGGTCGGCCTCGGTCTCGGCGTGGCCCTCCACGCCGCCAACACGGTCGGTTCCCGGGTCGGCGAGCGCTTCGGCCTCGGCGACTCGGCCACGCTCCGCCGTGCGATGGCTCCCGACTCGGCGCTCGGGTGGGCCGTGCTGTTCGCCGTCGTCCTTCCGCTGGTCGCGGGGTTCGAGGAACTCCTCTTTCGGGGCGTGTTGGTCGGCGTCTTCGCGGCGGGGTTCGACGTCTCGCCGTGGCTGCTCGCCGCTCTGTCGTCGGTCGCGTTCGCCCTCGGCCACGGCGCACAGGGACGGGTCGGCGTCACCGTCACCGGCCTCCTCGGGTTCGTCCTCGCCGCGGCGTTCGTCCTCACCGGGAGTCTGGTGACCGTCGTCGTCGCCCACTACCTCGTGAACGCCCTGGAGTTCGCGGTCAACGAGTGGGCTTAG
- a CDS encoding MGMT family protein, giving the protein MEGIHAHESPTLGRAVQLGVAGGRVISVSFPETPPADADPDHPLLDRIFDYLDGDDDHFDDVTVALTVPTEQREVLEAVRTVPYGETIGVARLARLAGLDDDEESDLEAVRTALRSNPTPLFVPDHRITGPGATPPDVAERLRALEA; this is encoded by the coding sequence ATGGAGGGCATCCACGCCCACGAGTCACCGACGCTGGGGCGGGCGGTCCAGCTCGGCGTCGCCGGCGGGCGCGTCATCAGCGTCTCCTTTCCCGAGACACCACCGGCCGACGCCGACCCCGATCACCCGCTCTTGGATCGCATCTTCGACTACCTCGACGGCGACGACGACCACTTCGACGACGTGACGGTGGCGCTCACCGTCCCGACGGAGCAACGGGAGGTGCTGGAGGCCGTCCGGACGGTCCCGTACGGCGAGACGATCGGGGTGGCGCGGCTGGCGCGACTCGCCGGCCTCGACGACGACGAGGAGTCGGACCTCGAGGCCGTCCGGACCGCGCTCCGGTCGAATCCCACGCCGCTGTTCGTCCCCGATCACCGGATCACCGGCCCGGGCGCCACCCCGCCCGACGTCGCCGAGCGACTGCGCGCCCTCGAAGCCTAA
- the trpC gene encoding indole-3-glycerol phosphate synthase — protein MGANEEDLNPAVRSILAAARDRSGGTERVSVDARSFPVAVAEAEADGRVPVIAEVKPTSPTTEGRRDDDPVDLARAMADGGASAISVLTEPDHFGGSAGALTRVRAAVDVPVLRKDFILTESQLDVVASDLILLIARFVDDLDELLSAAEDRGFQPLVEVHTREELDRAVAAGADLIGVNNRDLARLEVDLETFESLAPGVPEDVTLIAESGIGSVDDVERMRSAGADALLIGSAIMDGDVTANVRRLTTQQ, from the coding sequence ATGGGCGCTAATGAGGAAGACTTGAACCCAGCGGTCCGCTCGATCCTGGCGGCCGCGCGCGACCGCTCCGGCGGGACGGAGCGCGTGTCGGTCGACGCCCGGTCGTTTCCGGTGGCGGTCGCCGAGGCCGAAGCGGACGGGCGGGTGCCGGTTATCGCGGAGGTGAAGCCGACGAGCCCCACGACCGAGGGGCGCCGTGACGACGACCCGGTCGACCTCGCGCGGGCGATGGCCGACGGCGGTGCGTCGGCGATTTCGGTGCTGACCGAACCCGACCACTTCGGCGGGTCGGCCGGCGCGTTGACCCGCGTCCGGGCGGCCGTCGACGTGCCAGTGCTTCGCAAGGACTTTATTTTGACGGAGTCCCAACTCGACGTCGTGGCGTCGGATCTGATCCTGTTGATCGCGCGGTTCGTCGACGATCTCGACGAACTCCTCTCGGCCGCCGAGGACCGGGGGTTCCAGCCCCTCGTCGAGGTCCACACACGCGAGGAACTCGACCGTGCGGTCGCGGCCGGCGCGGACCTGATCGGCGTCAACAACCGGGATCTGGCTCGACTCGAGGTCGACCTCGAGACCTTCGAGTCGCTCGCGCCGGGCGTGCCCGAGGACGTGACGCTGATCGCCGAGAGCGGGATCGGCTCGGTCGACGACGTGGAACGGATGCGGTCGGCGGGGGCGGACGCCCTGCTGATCGGCAGTGCGATCATGGACGGCGACGTGACGGCGAACGTGCGGCGACTCA